Part of the Solidesulfovibrio fructosivorans JJ] genome is shown below.
GTCAAGCAAGCGCTCTCCCCCTGAGCTACGGTCCTATAAACAGAATCAGGGAACAGGCTAAATGCCCCAAACTCGTCCCGAAGTCAACCCCAAATCTTTCGTTCCCAAGAAAAAGTTGGGGGCCAAAACCGTTGGCTTCGTTGGCGCGTCGTTGGCTCGGGGTAAGTACGGATTTGGTACGGGGAGGTCAAGGGGTTTGTTGGGATTTTTTCACGGAGGAAAGAGAAACGGGGATTGGAGAGGTTTGGAGATGATAAATAGTTAGTGATTTTAGTATATTAACGACACGAGCTATGGAGTTACATGGTGCAGGTGAAATTGGTATTTTCAAAAAGTTAAACTTAGATAAATCGATTGGAATGAGCAACTGGCTGAAAATAATAGATATAAATTTACATTTTTTTCTTGAAAACGCATTCAATATTCTGCTACTCTGTATATAAACGCCTTTCCAAGGACGCCGATTCATAAAACAAATAAATCTAGGGCCTTAGCTATGGACGAAAAGATTCGTTGTCCGTTTTGCGACTCTGAGAAGACAACTATGTTCAATAGCAATGTTACTGAGTTGGACTACGCCTGTCGCGATTGTGGCAAGCAGTGGAAAATAACAAGTAGCACGGGAAAAATAATAAAAATTGGTTCAGCAATTTTAACTGGTGTTTTAACTGTTGCCATAGGGCTATTCAGTGGAGACTCAAATGGTTCTGATGGCAGCGATTAACGATGCAAAAATAAATATCAATACAGTTCGGCAACAAACTTGCATCAGGAAGGTGGTCTACCAATGCCTACAGTAGATACAAGCCTATTTGATCCAGTAGCATTGAAATATACAAAAACTGAAAAAAGATGAAAAACAATTTGCATCTGCCATTCTATACCAAGCCTTACCTGCAAGAATGTTATTATTTTTTGGACCAACTTATCATAAAGAAAATATAATCAGATATTATGGCCGCCTAACAAGTTTTCGCTTGATATTAGAAAAATTCCAATACACCACAAAAGAACTTTTAATCATGAAAATAGCTACATTGGTAACAAGCATGCTTCTGACGATAATAATTATGGCTACTTATTGACTGGGAAAATGGCATTCAAAAGTGCTACAAAATATCTAAACGATCCAAACGGCAACTCAATATCATTACTTTATACAGCAATTTTAAGCATTGACACAGTAAAATCACTTGGCCTACCCCAACATATACAGTTAAGAATAGTAGAGATTGAAGATGACTTAATATTCAGAGTATACGCCAGTAAAATGCGAAAAATAATTTTACCAACAAGAGCCTCTGAGCTGAAAGAAAGAATGAGAACAGCTTTCCATTCTCAAGAAGAATTTGTATCACTTTTTAAGGCAATATTCTCAAGACAGGAGACAGGCAGTTAGACTAGAAAAGACGAGGCCTCCTCTAGTTCATTATTCAAAAATTGACATTACAGTTCGTATGGAATTGATTTTTTTTGATTATAGCTTTCCAAAATGAATAACCTCCAGAAGGAAGGGTTAACCATGTGTGAACGCATGGATCTTGAAATGCTTGAAGGGATAACTAAGTCTATTGGCGAACTTAAGGAAATAGAACGGGATAATGATTCTATAACATTTAAGTATCGAGACAAAGACGGAGACGATATTCCAGGGTTTATACAGCTTCTCAATGAAGAAAGAGCTGTGGCAACTATCCTGATGTCTGTACCAGATACCCATAGCGTGAGCGCAATGATTGTAAGCAATATCTATAACAATGACCATAATGCTCACGGCACCTTTGCCTACACGACAAAAGTTGGCGATGACAAGTGGATAATAGCACTGGAGTCACACATCGGCACAAGAGGAGGAGTCGAGGATGCGGCGATCCGCCATCAATTAAGGCGACTCGTCGATCAGATAAATGCTTTCGAGCGAACGATGGTCCAGGGGATTCAGGATGTCGGGCCAGATTCCTCTTTCCTAAAAAGTGGGTTCTGGGAAGCCCTTGGTAGCCTCGCTGGGGGATTCTTTCGCGGGTACAGTTCATAACATGACGAAATCGAACAAGCCACTATACTTTGCTTCGTTTATTCTCAGTGCACAACAGAGATTAGCATTAACCAAAAACATGAAACTCAGTAATTATGATAGAAATACGATCTTTTACTTTGCTATAGCATAATTCTTGCATTGGAGATTCCAATGGTAAATTTATTTTCCATATTCAATTGGTGGAAAGGTGAAAAATACGGAGAAACAATTGGAAGTGCCATGCAAAGAGGAAAATCGCTTGAGGATGCCATTCGAGAAGCATATAATACCCACGGAGCGATATCTCCTTCTGCTATTACTACATATTATTTTTCGCAATCCCCTTTCTTCCTCAGCCTGTCAGGCGTTGTCAGTGGATATTACAAACAAAAAATAGGATTTTATGGCTATAATTTATTTAAATCATTAAAACAAGTCTCCAAGGAAATGCTTTCAAATCGCCATTCGCCCTAACATCTAATATTTTTGATTATTGAAGGCCTACTAAAGTACGAATTTATGCAATAATTATGCATGCCACCTAGACGAATGGACGCAACATTATGAATCATATAATAAAAACTCTTATCCACCATGGAACACACTTGGCTAACAAACATCCTAAAGCCGCTGTTGTTGGTAGTATAGCAGGCGCGGCTATTTCAGTTGCCACAGGAGGATTAGGAGTAATTGTAGCAGGGGTATTGATAGGCGCAGTTGCTGGTGCTGCTGCAGGTGAGGTGATCGAAGAAATTAAGAAATAAAGCCCCACATTCCATCTTCCCAGGACGACGTGGGCCATGACGCGCAACTATTCCCAAACAATCCAGCTAACTACTTCTTTTCCAGAACGATCTTCCCCTCTTCCAAGCAGGAGACCTTGAACTCATCACCCTGCTTGAAGCCGCAGTTGGCCAGGAGCGTTGGGGATAGACGAAGACCATTCTTCGAGAGCTTGGTATTACCGGAAACCGTGCGTACACCCGTACATTTTCTCTAAATCTTATCTTACCGCTAGGATCCGTTGTTGCACGAAGCGTTCAACAGCCCTTTTGAAAGTTCAATTTTTGTATCATCTTGTTTACTTGGATCATCTATGAGACTGCAAGCTAAAAAAGCTATGCTTGCCTGTTGCATAACTACAAGCTTATCATGAAACCTATTTATTTGCTTCAAACTTTTATTATACATATAGAAAAAAATCCCTGAAATAAATTCCGTCAACAGACCTGCACCCGCCGAAAGGTACGCAATATCCACTTGCCCGTTCATAACCATCGAAAAATACACACCGAGACCGATACCAAATAAAATCAGCATAAAACCT
Proteins encoded:
- a CDS encoding TRADD-N-associated membrane domain-containing protein yields the protein MSFITTLVDPFNITDLIRVSVQLLKQTTERSRVERENYAAKLEAASGNDIFKYVLLTNISALDGYIAQTRIQAAQSFRLCQIVAVLGFMLILFGIGLGVYFSMVMNGQVDIAYLSAGAGLLTEFISGIFFYMYNKSLKQINRFHDKLVVMQQASIAFLACSLIDDPSKQDDTKIELSKGLLNASCNNGS